The following coding sequences lie in one Anoplolepis gracilipes chromosome 4, ASM4749672v1, whole genome shotgun sequence genomic window:
- the Hipk gene encoding uncharacterized protein Hipk isoform X2: MYDMFIQTQQTSSVNGSSSSSSSSSSNNTVHHHSKKRKLDYNVSQPVIQHALVQSTSDYQLDNTGLQQRYSVNGANTAFSSLHNNNALQKSSPNQQTLVRASTIKLLDTYQRCGQKRKTWSREGNGDGLAVHSANATNAVGSTVVSQHHTQQQQQQLQQQQQQQQHNKQTSMTAHSKQVANAANGNGGGSNPQGDGDYHLVQHEVLYSMTNQYEVLEFLGRGTFGQVVKCWKKGTNEIVAIKILKNHPSYARQGQIEVSILSRLSQENADEFNFVRAYECFQHKSHTCLVFEMLEQNLYDFLKQNKFSPLPLKYIRPILQQVLTALLKLKQLGLIHADLKPENIMLVDPHRQPYRVKVIDFGSASHVSKAVCNTYLQSRYYRAPEIILGLPYCEAIDMWSLGCVVAELFLGWPLYPGSSEYDQIRYISQTQGLPTEHMLNNASKTTKFFYRDMDSTYPFWRLKTPEEHEAETGIKSKEARKYIFNCLDDIGQVNVPTDLDGGQLLPEKADRREFIDLLKRMLTMDQERRITPGEALNHAFVTLAHLVDYAHCNNVKASVQMMEVCRRAGDFTASPAHHQAPPAPQPPPTSLVANFVPTTNGSAVTLTFNNQLTNQVQRLVREHRTAQTGYDNLYQIYSNSSRRATQYSGSSSGSNSGRNGVHDFPHQLVPSILCPPPGYQTMPSPAKHVVVAQPPQPQQAPLQIQPSIISQQAVAAAAAAAQQQYAAVPVSMVETGRQMLLTNAVQTSWPGGSRQMAAIVPSWQQLPPQHAAIQQPLLSDAGDWGRPLIVDSSAILQDQRPVFPVTEVYNASALVEHPSQSWGKRTVTKHHHHVTVPQQTQHRHEHKKETQQLSPVKKRVKESTPPSSMRRHSPTSSSHWQEQPVQSHHHSSKHSSSSHNVEHQPIVSVRQQTITIDDTPSPAVSVITISDSEDEAPGKCCGDRQCSACQSLATRLSGDGRPVREEVIRSTQSTPRVVQIQQSTHTSSQQHTNGHVSHSSSSSSHRTQRKNVISCVTVGDSDGEASPSRTHAHLYQHIPQHPQHQQTTQLIKHEPQQQHHVSSSSSGYSSQSQKKRLLAKVQSECNMVNVATKPEPGVEYLAPHPCHAPACKEPPTYQDDVYDMHDHFLQYVTTSSAHPHLQEQHIVYTTGTDKRVSWPGKRAEYKHEYVQPPAAHSRDHQKWVVANPVHQYRQSQVVGTAAHPGHTHSHHGHPAHLSPGGSGGGRSPAGSSVIGSAQHLGQPLYQEYAHVRSRAHAVPPPVYVTAAPSQAATAIQQQQVPTYQGFTPGSSPLTLYDSSRALPPPAHHSSARPLLASHAAHPLPAHMQPTAVYGLAPLSPAKHQYQPSGLWFTE; the protein is encoded by the exons ATGTATGACATGTTCATCCAAACACAGCAGACGAGTAGCGTCAacggcagcagcagcagcagcagcagcagcagcagtaaCAACACCGTTCACCACCACAGCAAGAAACGCAAGTTGGACTACAACGTTAGCCAGCCGGTAATCCAGCACGCATTGGTCCAATCGACCAGCGACTACCAATTGGACAATACCGGTCTGCAACAACGATACTCCGTGAACGGTGCTAATACCGCATTTAGCTCGCTGCACAACAATAATGCGCTGCAGAAGAGTAGTCCGAACCAGCAGACCCTGGTACGAGCCTCGACGATCAAGCTCTTAGACACGTACCAACGCTGTGGCCAGAAG AGAAAAACTTGGTCGAGGGAGGGTAATGGTGACGGCCTGGCAGTCCACTCCGCCAACGCGACGAATGCGGTGGGTAGTACTGTAGTGTCGCAGCACCATACCcaacagcaacaacagcagctgcaacaacaacagcagcagcaacagcacaACAAGCAGACGAGTATGACAGCGCATAGCAAGCAAGTGGCCAATGCGGCCAACGGAAACGGCGGTGGCAGCAATCCCCAAGGGGACGGGGATTATCATTTGGTGCAGCATGAGGTCCTATATTCCATGACCAACCAGTACGAAGTTCTCGAATTTCTTGGCAGAGGTACTTTCGGGCAG GTTGTAAAATGTTGGAAAAAAGGAACGAATGAAATAGTAgccattaaaattctaaagaaCCATCCATCGTACGCGCGCCAGGGTCAGATTGAG GTCTCCATCCTGTCTCGACTTAGTCAGGAAAATGCGGATGAGTTCAATTTCGTGCGCGCCTATGAATGCTTCCAACACAAGTCACACACCTGCTTGGTATTTGAAATGTTGGAGCAAAATCTCTACGATTTCTTGAAGCAGAATAAATTCTCCCCTCTACCCCTCAAATACATCAGGCCCATTCTCCAACAAGTATTGACCGCGCTGTTAAAATTAAAG CAATTAGGATTGATACATGCTGATTTGAAACCGGAGAACATTATGCTAGTAGATCCACATCGTCAACCGTATCGAGTGAAGGTCATCGATTTCGGATCAGCCTCGCATGTGTCTAAAGCCGTCTGTAACACCTACCTGCAGTCACGATACTACCGCGCGCCCGAGATCATACTGGGACTTCCGTATTGTGAAGCGATAGATATGTGGTCGCTCGGCTGTGTAGTTGCAGAATTGTTTTTGGGATGGCCTTTATACCCGGGTAGTTCCGAGTACGATCAAATTCGATATATAAGTCAAACGCAGGGCCTACCGACGGAACATATGTTGAACAACGCTAGTAAAACAACCAAATTCTTTTATCGGGACATGGACA gtaCATATCCATTTTGGCGGTTAAAGACACCAGAAGAACACGAAGCGGAGACTGGTATCAAATCCAAGGAAGcgaggaaatatatttttaattgcctTGACGATATCGGTCAGGTTAATGTACCGACTGATTTAGATGGCGGTCAACTCTTGCCAGAGAAAGCTGATAGGAGAGAGTTCATTGACCTCTTGAAGAGGATGCTTACAATGGACCAG GAGCGCCGTATAACACCCGGCGAGGCACTGAACCATGCATTTGTCACTCTGGCACACTTAGTCGATTACGCTCACTGTAACAACGTCAAAGCTTCCGTCCAGATGATGGAGGTTTGTAGGCGCGCGGGAGATTTTACCGCGAGTCCTGCACATCATCAGGCTCCACCGGCGCCTCAACCACCTCCAACGTCTTTAGTAGCCAATTTTGTACCTACCACGAATGGCAGTGCGGTGACTCTCACCTTCAACAATCAATTGACCAATCAAGTGCAGCGATTAGTCAGAGAGCATCGCACCGCACAAACAGGATACGACAATCtg tatcaaatatatagtaaCAGCAGTAGACGAGCGACACAGTACAGCGGGTCGTCTAGCGGATCCAACAGTGGGCGAAATGGAGTGCACGACTTTCCGCACCAACTGGTGCCTAGTATATTGTGTCCACCGCCCGGATACCAGACGATGCCGAGTCCTGCAAAGCATGTAGTTGTTGCtcag CCACCGCAACCGCAACAAGCCCCTTTGCAGATTCAACCATCGATTATATCGCAGCAAGCCGTGGCCGCGGCAGCTGCAGCTGCTCAACAACAATACGCTGCGGTTCCTGTGTCTATGGTCGAAACTGGTCGACAAATGTTGCTTACT AATGCTGTGCAGACATCTTGGCCTGGTGGAAGTCGTCAAATGGCTGCGATCGTACCATCGTGGCAGCAATTGCCTCCGCAGCACGCAGCCATACAACAACCACTGCTCAGCGATGCTGGTGATTGGGGAAGGCCTCTTATCGTCGATAGCTCTGCTATTCTACAG GATCAGCGGCCGGTATTTCCTGTCACGGAGGTTTACAATGCTAGCGCACTCGTCGAGCATCCTTCGCAGAGCTGGGGCAAACGTACTGTCACTAAACATCATCATCATGTTACGGTACCACAGCAGACTCAACATAGACATGAACATAAGAAAGAGACGCAACAATTGAGTCCGGTGAAGAAGAGAGTTAAAGAGAGCACACCACCTAGTAGCATGCGACGACACTCGCCGACGTCGAGCAGTCATTGGCAGGAGCAGCCAGTGCAATCCCATCATCATAGTAGCAAGCACAGCAGTAGTAGTCACAATGTGGAGCATCAACCAATCGTTTCCGTGCGACAACAGACCATTACAATCGATGACACGCCTTCACCAGCCGTTTCCGTTATCACGATTAGTGATAGTGAAGATGAGGCGCCTGGAAAATG CTGCGGAGACCGTCAGTGCAGCGCCTGTCAAAGTTTGGCAACTCGCCTGTCGGGCGACGGACGTCCTGTCCGTGAAGAAGTCATACGAAg CACTCAGTCAACGCCGCGCGTTGTACAAATACAGCAGTCAACACACACGAGTAGTCAACAACACACGAACGGGCACGTTTCGCATAGCAGCAGTTCGTCGTCACATCGAACGCAACGTAAGAATGTCATCAGCTGTGTCACAGTAGGTGATAGCGACGGTGAAGCTAGTCCAAGCCGTACACATGCTCATTTATATCAACATATACCGCAACATCCGCAGCATCAACAGACCACACAGTTGATCAAGCATGAGCCGCAACAGCAACATCACGTTAGCAG cAGTAGCTCGGGATACTCTTCTCAGTCACAGAAAAAGCGGTTGTTGGCAAAGGTGCAATCCGAATGCAACATGGTGAACGTTGCGACAAAACCGGAACCCGGTGTCGAGTATCTTGCTCCACATCCGTGTCACGCGCCAGCTTGCAAAGAACCACCGACCTATCag gATGACGTCTATGACATGCATGACCACTTCTTGCAGTATGTGACCACGAGTAGTGCGCATCCTCATCTTCAAGAGCAGCATATCGTGTATACGACTGGCACGGACAAACGAGTATCCTGGCCCGGAAAACGTGCCGAGTACAAGCATGAATACGTTCAACCACCAGCTGCACACTCTCGAGACCATCAAAAGTGGGTGGTCGCTAATCCTGTGCATCAATATAG GCAGAGCCAGGTAGTAGGTACGGCGGCTCATCCGGGTCATACTCACAGTCATCATGGGCATCCGGCTCATCTGAGTCCAGGCGGCAGTGGTGGCGGTAGAAGTCCCGCCGGGAGCTCTGTGATAGGAAGTGCCCAGCATTTGGGACAACCTCTCTATCAGGAATACGCTCACGTGCGCTCGAGAGCTCACGCGGTGCCACCTCCCGTGTATGTTACCGCCGCGCCTTCGCAGGCTGCTACCGCTATCCAGCAACAACAAGTGCCCACCTATCAAGGCTTTACACCCGG CTCGTCTCCATTAACGTTGTATGATTCTAGTCGAGCGTTGCCACCGCCAGCTCATCACAGCTCGGCCAGACCATTACTGGCAAGTCACGCAGCACATCCGTTGCCTGCGCATATGCAGCCTACAGCTGTTTATGGATTGGCCCCGCTATCGCCAGCCAAACACCAATATCAACCTTCCGGTTTATGGTTTACCGAATAG